In Terriglobales bacterium, the following proteins share a genomic window:
- a CDS encoding energy transducer TonB, which translates to MGFFGEQDRREWITLAGTQGGRHRRRISSLACSALAHAALLAALAWPVAPLFITPRPVARGQGGNAGAVASVTLLAPPDLNARTVGRTAQLVLPKPAEDHAGGRLQKRTNALDVKDPSGTREPGSPYGTSYYGLSYGEEIKPALPVVFPDLRIARDQLPDGVHGDVIVEVTIDEHGSVIEQRLLQGIGYGIDERVLALLRDWRFRPATRNGVPIASKHDVHFHFPS; encoded by the coding sequence ATGGGCTTTTTCGGGGAACAGGACCGGCGTGAGTGGATCACGCTGGCGGGCACGCAGGGCGGCAGACATCGCCGCCGCATCTCGTCGCTCGCCTGCTCCGCGCTCGCGCACGCCGCGCTTCTCGCCGCGCTCGCCTGGCCGGTCGCGCCCCTGTTCATCACCCCGCGCCCGGTTGCCAGGGGCCAGGGCGGGAACGCCGGCGCGGTCGCCTCGGTCACGCTCCTCGCGCCGCCCGACCTCAACGCGCGCACCGTCGGACGCACCGCGCAGCTCGTCCTCCCCAAGCCCGCCGAGGACCACGCCGGCGGCCGCCTCCAGAAGCGCACCAACGCCCTCGACGTGAAGGACCCGAGCGGCACCCGCGAGCCGGGCTCCCCCTACGGCACCAGCTACTACGGCCTCAGCTACGGCGAGGAGATCAAGCCGGCTCTTCCGGTCGTCTTCCCCGACCTGCGCATCGCGCGCGACCAGCTTCCCGATGGCGTGCACGGCGACGTCATCGTCGAGGTCACCATCGACGAGCACGGCTCCGTCATCGAGCAGCGCCTGCTCCAGGGCATCGGCTACGGCATCGACGAGCGCGTGCTCGCGCTCCTCCGCGACTGGCGCTTCCGCCCCGCCACCCGCAACGGCGTGCCCATCGCCTCCAAGCACGACGTCCACTTCCACTTCCCCAGCTAG